The following coding sequences lie in one Cygnus olor isolate bCygOlo1 chromosome 8, bCygOlo1.pri.v2, whole genome shotgun sequence genomic window:
- the TMEM275 gene encoding transmembrane protein 275 encodes MFSEKSSASLTQKPIQKKTRPQGLPSPALCCACGLCIMLAGINITLVGAFAFGTFLPVNNPPIIIGPILLVVAFTFFGACCICSRRPPAHGARKSKPGSNIGLIKPGNTAFEIETSEHTVQDTTAVQLSPTNSPISSKKSTPVHESTKTCKLFTMEGNGPVAKYTTGGEAIQLNLPRDLAAS; translated from the coding sequence ATGTTCAGCGAAAAGAGCAGCGCCTCTTTGACCCAGAAACCCATCCAGAAGAAGACACGACCTCAgggcctcccctcccctgctctctgctgcGCGTGTGGACTTTGCATCATGCTGGCAGGGATCAACATCACGTTAGTGGGAGCGTTTGCGTTTGGGACCTTCCTGCCCGTGAACAACCCCCCCATCATCATTGGACCCATCTTGCTGGTGGTGGCCTTCACCTTCTTTGGGGCCTGCTGCATCTGCAGCCGGAGGCCACCAGCTCACGGGGCCAGAAAATCCAAGCCGGGATCCAACATTGGTCTCATCAAACCTGGCAACACAGCCTTTGAAATTGAAACGAGCGAGCACACAGTGCAGGACACCACCGCTGTCCAGCTGAGCCCCACCAACTCCCCCATCTCCTCGAAGAAGTCCACGCCGGTGCACGAGAGCACGAAGACTTGCAAGCTCTTCACCATGGAGGGCAATGGGCCCGTGGCCAAGTACACGACAGGAGGAGAGGCGATACAGCTCAActtgcccagggacctggccGCATCCTAA